One Deltaproteobacteria bacterium genomic window, AAAACGACCCCGCCTACAACACCGTCGGTCGCGACGATTTCAAGTCGCTGATCGAGGTCGATCGCTACGGCGATCGCTCGACCGCTTTCGACGCGATCATCAGCGCGACCGAGGACCACTTCTGGGATCCCAACGACCCGGCCTATCTCGACTTCTCCGAGAAGTTCGACCTGCAGGAGCGCCTGCTCATGCCGCGCGACTTCACCGTCGAGCTGAACTGCGCGGTCGCCGACAAGCTCACGCCCCAGCAGCAGATCGAGCTCGCAAACCAGAGCACGCGCTTCCAGATCTCGTCGATCCTGCACGGCGAGCAGGGCGCGCTGTCGCTCTCGGCCAGCCTGTGTCAGATCATGCGCGACCCCGGTGCGCAGGAGTACGCCGCGAACCAGGCGCGCGAGGAGGCGCGCCACGTGACCGCCTTCGGCCACTACGTGAAGGCGCGCTTCGGCACGCCGCTGGCGGTCGGCCCCACGCTCGGCAGCCTGCTCGAAGAGCTCGTGCTCGCGCCCGAGGTCTACAAGAAGCTGGTCGGCATGCAGATGCTGGTCGAGGGGCTGGCGATGGGCGCGTTCGCGACGATCCACTCGCTCACCGAGGACCCGCTGCTGCGGCGGACCGTGCAGCTGGTCATGACCGACGAGGCCTTCCACCACAAGTTCGGAAAGATCTGGGCGGAGCTCACCGTGCCGAAGCTCTCCGAGGAGGAGCACGAGCGCGTCGAGCTCTGGGCGGCGAAGTGCTTCCAGACGCTGCTCTTCAACCTGGTGAACGCGGAGCAGAAGCAGCAGATCTACGGCCGCTTCGGGCTCGACTGGCAGTGGGTGAGAAGCGCCGTGCTCGAAGCGTTCGGCGACGCCGATCGGCGCGCATCCATGACCAAGGGCACGAACATCTTCCGCGTGCTGATCAAGACGCTTCTGAAGGCCGGCATCATCACCGAGCGAACCCGCTCGGTGTATGCGGCCTGGGTCGACATGGACGAGCTCTCACGCGAGCGTGACGAGGTGGCCGGTCAGGACGTCGCCGACGCGGCGATGCTCGAGCTGCGCGAGATCAACCGGGGCCGGAAGAAGATCGGCCGCGGCCAGCGATCCGCGACCTGATCGGCGCTACTTCTTCGCGGCTTCTTCCGGTCGCGGGGCTCCGCCGGGCGGCTCGCGGTAGGTGATGAAGCCGTGGCTCGGGTCGTACGGGGAGATTCCGCACTGAACCC contains:
- a CDS encoding ferritin-like domain-containing protein, with protein sequence NDPAYNTVGRDDFKSLIEVDRYGDRSTAFDAIISATEDHFWDPNDPAYLDFSEKFDLQERLLMPRDFTVELNCAVADKLTPQQQIELANQSTRFQISSILHGEQGALSLSASLCQIMRDPGAQEYAANQAREEARHVTAFGHYVKARFGTPLAVGPTLGSLLEELVLAPEVYKKLVGMQMLVEGLAMGAFATIHSLTEDPLLRRTVQLVMTDEAFHHKFGKIWAELTVPKLSEEEHERVELWAAKCFQTLLFNLVNAEQKQQIYGRFGLDWQWVRSAVLEAFGDADRRASMTKGTNIFRVLIKTLLKAGIITERTRSVYAAWVDMDELSRERDEVAGQDVADAAMLELREINRGRKKIGRGQRSAT